From Thermodesulfobacteriota bacterium, the proteins below share one genomic window:
- the galT gene encoding galactose-1-phosphate uridylyltransferase encodes MPELRQDSNTKEWVIIATERARRPHDFKITKIKEVLPPFVDSCPFCPGNESETPPEVLAYRDSGKANSPGWRVRATPNKYPALVHDGSIVRREEEKLFRKMDGVGVHEIIIETPYHNGLIPLMKDKEVEEILLAYRERYNVVKKHPTVKLIIIFKNYGKSAGISLDHPHSQLVATPIVPAHIRRKFEVATSYFDDTGRCINCDIVLGELKNKERIVLEADKFVVFHPFASRSPFETWIAPKRHLSSFGNIPPEDIPDLARVLKITLLKIYKSLNNPDFNLVIHTAPVDDENKSYYLWHIQIIPRLTTVAGFEIGSGIFINTSLPEETAEFIRNVKI; translated from the coding sequence ATGCCAGAGTTAAGACAAGATTCCAATACAAAGGAATGGGTGATTATTGCAACAGAGAGAGCGAGACGACCCCATGACTTTAAGATTACAAAAATTAAGGAAGTCCTCCCCCCCTTTGTAGATTCCTGTCCCTTCTGCCCAGGCAATGAATCGGAAACACCTCCTGAAGTCCTAGCCTATCGTGATTCAGGAAAAGCTAATAGTCCCGGTTGGCGAGTGAGAGCAACTCCGAATAAATATCCAGCTCTAGTTCATGATGGTTCCATAGTGAGGAGAGAGGAAGAGAAATTGTTTAGAAAGATGGATGGAGTCGGTGTTCATGAGATAATAATCGAGACTCCATATCATAATGGACTAATCCCGCTTATGAAGGATAAAGAAGTTGAGGAAATACTCCTAGCCTATCGGGAAAGATACAATGTTGTAAAAAAGCATCCTACCGTCAAACTGATCATAATTTTCAAAAATTATGGCAAATCAGCAGGAATATCACTGGATCACCCCCATTCACAGTTAGTAGCAACTCCTATTGTTCCAGCGCATATAAGAAGAAAATTCGAAGTTGCGACGTCCTACTTTGATGATACGGGAAGATGTATTAATTGTGATATTGTACTAGGGGAGCTTAAAAATAAAGAAAGAATAGTTTTAGAGGCAGATAAATTCGTCGTATTTCATCCCTTTGCTTCCCGCTCCCCCTTTGAGACATGGATTGCTCCAAAAAGGCATCTTTCTTCCTTTGGTAACATCCCTCCCGAAGACATTCCTGACCTTGCAAGAGTATTAAAAATCACCCTCTTAAAGATTTATAAGTCACTCAATAATCCTGACTTTAACTTGGTGATCCATACAGCACCTGTCGATGACGAAAATAAGAGCTATTATCTCTGGCATATCCAGATCATACCAAGACTTACTACGGTGGCCGGGTTTGAAATTGGCTCCGGTATTTTTATAAACACTTCCCTTCCGGAAGAAACAGCAGAATTTATAAGGAATGTAAAGATTTAG
- a CDS encoding cytochrome c, protein MKVIWTILIFIIIVIVGFFIFIYMGKYDVAATKPHTKLTEFILDTTTEQSIRSHANGVTVPSLDDQSMVKTGFNHYKEMCVGCHGAPGVKPSEIGKGLYPEPPELADEIEEFSSEELYWITKNGIKMTGMPAFGPTHSEEELWSIVAFLKQLPDLTAEKYKAMVEEEKAQNQEHEHGNDHEHHHEPGHEH, encoded by the coding sequence ATGAAAGTGATATGGACAATCTTAATTTTTATTATAATTGTTATCGTGGGCTTTTTTATCTTCATCTACATGGGAAAATATGATGTCGCAGCTACTAAGCCCCATACGAAACTTACAGAATTTATATTGGACACCACTACCGAACAATCAATCAGATCCCATGCAAATGGTGTTACCGTTCCCTCCCTTGACGATCAATCAATGGTCAAGACGGGATTCAATCACTATAAAGAAATGTGTGTAGGATGCCATGGCGCTCCAGGTGTTAAACCCTCCGAGATAGGTAAAGGACTATATCCCGAACCACCGGAGCTTGCAGATGAGATCGAGGAATTCAGCTCAGAGGAGCTTTATTGGATTACGAAGAATGGAATTAAAATGACAGGAATGCCCGCCTTTGGACCGACTCACAGTGAAGAGGAACTATGGTCAATAGTAGCCTTTCTGAAGCAGCTTCCCGACTTGACCGCTGAAAAGTATAAAGCGATGGTAGAGGAGGAAAAAGCGCAGAATCAGGAGCATGAGCACGGAAATGATCACGAGCATCATCATGAACCTGGCCACGAACATTAG
- a CDS encoding YHS domain-containing protein: MWLLRNPEEGKKLGIRGKEIVRKRFLLTHLIGDEMKLYASLLDTTARTKKKESTLDAYDETKDPVCGMQLNQKRAGSIIHEGEEHYFCSASCKELFVSDPSRFLRTGEPEA; this comes from the coding sequence TTGTGGCTCCTTAGAAATCCGGAAGAGGGCAAGAAGCTGGGCATCCGTGGTAAAGAAATTGTAAGAAAACGATTTCTGCTGACTCACTTAATTGGTGATGAAATGAAACTATACGCCTCACTGTTAGACACTACAGCTAGGACCAAGAAAAAAGAATCCACGCTGGACGCATATGATGAAACAAAAGACCCGGTTTGCGGGATGCAATTGAATCAAAAGAGGGCAGGTTCTATTATACATGAGGGTGAGGAGCATTATTTTTGCTCAGCCTCATGCAAAGAACTATTTGTGTCTGACCCATCACGCTTTCTTAGGACTGGGGAACCGGAGGCTTAG